One window of Camelina sativa cultivar DH55 chromosome 4, Cs, whole genome shotgun sequence genomic DNA carries:
- the LOC104783854 gene encoding subtilisin-like protease SBT4.5 — protein sequence MMILQVYIVYIGALSALVNYLPLSHHTSVLKKVTGKRLINNCFLTKHKRSFTGFAAQLTESERDKVERMDEVVSMFPNRIHQLQTTSSWNFLGLKEDERAHSHSSTEINIIIGVIDTGIWPESESFSDKGFSPPPKKWRGACEGGKNFSCNSKLIGARYYGMESARDNDGHGSHTASTAAGNAVKHVSFYALGNGTARGGVPAARIAVYSVCDIQGCRADRILSAFDDVIADNVDLISISISPFTILRFELDPIAIGAFHAMAKGILTVNSAGNSGPARGTVRSVSPWIFTVAASNTNRAFVTKVVLGDGKTVVGKSVNSFELNGTMYAQVYGGSASNTKRVKGKIVLCDSAQNSDEVQSKGAIASIIKSSRVDFALIFSFPVSVLSEEDYNSVLSHMNSAKNPKATVMKSETIFNQTAPITASYSSRGPNTLIPDILKPDITVPGTEILAAYSPIAPPSESDTRRVNYSIISGTSMSCPHIAGVAAYLKTFHPRWSPFMIQSAIMTTAQPMNTSTLSDHMAEFAYGAGHVSPIAAVHPGLVYELTISDHVTFLCGLNYTGKSLRLISGENSSCSEEQSHSLPRNLNYPSMTAKVAATEPFNLTFRRTVTNVGTSKSNYKAKVLGGSKLTVKVVPDSLSLKSMYQKKSFTVTVSGQGPEADKLESAHLIWSDGIHSVKSPIVIYATN from the exons ATGATGATCTTGCAGGTGTACATAGTATACATTGGTGCACTTTCTGCTCTCGTTAACTATTTACCGTTGTCTCATCATACGAGTGTCCTTAAAAAGGTCACCGGAAAAAGGTTGATAAAT AATTGCTTCTTGACGAAGCATAAAAGAAGTTTCACCGGGTTTGCGGCCCAACTAACTGAATCAGAAAGAGACAAAGTTGAAC GTATGGACGAAGTTGTGTCGATGTTTCCGAACAGGATACACCAGCTCCAGACGACATCGTCTTGGAACTTTCTTGGTCTCAAGGAAGACGAAAGAGCACACTCACACTCAAGCACCGAAATCAATATCATCATTGGAGTCATTGATACTGGAATCTGGCCAGAATCGGAAAGCTTTAGCGACAAAGGCttttctcctcctcctaagaAATGGAGAGGTGCTTGTGAAGGCGGCAAAAACTTCTCTTGCAACAG CAAGCTTATTGGAGCACGGTACTATGGGATGGAGTCAGCCAGGGACAACGATGGCCATGGGTCACATACGGCATCCACTGCTGCTGGGAACGCTGTGAAGCATGTGAGCTTTTACGCACTTGGAAACGGAACCGCCAGAGGTGGCGTTCCAGCCGCAAGAATTGCAGTGTACAGCGTATGTGATATTCAAGGGTGCAGAGCTGATAGAATTCTATCTGCATTTGATGATGTGATAGCAGACAACGTTGATCTCATCAGCATCTCCATCTCTCCGTTCACTATTTTACGATTCGAGTTGGACCCAATCGCGATTGGAGCTTTCCATGCCATGGCCAAGGGAATCCTCACAGTGAACTCCGCTGGAAACAGCGGTCCAGCGCGTGGAACGGTCAGAAGCGTTTCACCATGGATCTTCACCGTTGCTGCTAGTAACACGAACCGCGCGTTTGTCACCAAAGTTGTTCTTGGAGATGGTAAGACAGTTGTC GGGAAATCAGTGAATTCGTTTGAACTTAATGGAACAATGTACGCTCAAGTGTACGGAGGATCAGCTTCAA ACACTAAGCGTGTAAAAGGAAAAATTGTATTATGCGATTCTGCTCAAAATTCAGATGAAGTTCAATCTAAGGGAGCCATCGCGTCCATCATTAAGAGCAGCAGAGTAGATTTCGCCTTAATCTTCTCTTTCCCAGTCTCGGTCCTCTCGGAAGAGGACTATAACTCTGTCCTCTCCCATATGAACTCGGCAAA AAACCCTAAAGCGACTGTTATGAAAAGTGAGACGATCTTTAACCAGACAGCTCCCATCACTGCATCCTACTCTTCTCGTGGTCCAAACACTCTCATCCCTGATATCTTGAAG CCGGATATAACAGTACCAGGAACAGAGATCCTTGCTGCTTATTCTCCTATTGCTCCACCGAGCGAATCAGACACAAGACGTGTAAACTACTCTATCATTAGCGGAACTTCAATGTCTTGCCCGCACATTGCTGGTGTAGCCGCCTACCTAAAGACGTTTCACCCACGCTGGTCTCCTTTCATGATCCAATCAGCCATCATGACTACGG CTCAGCCAATGAATACATCAACTCTGTCCGATCATATGGCTGAGTTTGCTTATGGAGCTGGCCATGTCAGTCCAATAGCCGCAGTTCACCCTGGACTTGTCTATGAACTTACTATATCCGACCATGTCACCTTCCTTTGTGGCTTGAACTACACGGGAAAGAGTTTAAGACTCATTTCGGGTGAAAACAGCAGTTGCAGTGAAGAACAGAGCCACTCATTACCAAGAAACCTCAACTACCCTTCCATGACGGCTAAAGTGGCAGCAACAGAACCATTCAACCTGACTTTTCGTAGAACAGTCACAAACGTCGGTACATCAAAGTCAAATTACAAAGCCAAAGTACTCGGAGGATCAAAACTCACCGTCAAGGTCGTTCCAGATTCCTTGTCACTGAAGTCTATGTACCAGAAGAAGTCTTTCACGGTTACGGTTTCAGGCCAAGGTCCCGAAGCTGACAAACTTGAGTCAGCACACTTGATATGGTCTGATGGAATCCATTCTGTGAAAAGCCCTATCGTTATTTATGCTACGAACTAA
- the LOC104783857 gene encoding pentatricopeptide repeat-containing protein At3g46870-like → MIAVRVFSRKIPSFASIFLQNLTRNPSIHRISFSNLKPRTLLHPIPPKPFTVFVSRFHDGRPRGPLWRGKKLIGKEALFVILGLKRLKEDDEKLEKFIKTHVFRLLKLDMLAVIXCHALLLMIGLFNLQMFGVIQKQEWYQPDVFMYKDLIVSLSKSKRMDEAMALWEKMKKENLFPDSQTYTEVIRGFLRDGCPADAMNVYEDMLKSPDPPEELPFRVLLKGLLPHPLLRNKVKKDFEELFPEKHAYDPPEEIFGRC, encoded by the exons atgatagCAGTTCGCGTCTTCTCCCGAAAAATCCCATCTTTCGCATCGATCTTCTTACAAAACCTAACTAGAAACCCATCAATTCATCGGATTTCATTCTCGAATCTAAAACCCAGAACGCTACTTCACCCGATTCCGCCGAAACCCTTTACGGTGTTTGTTTCTCGGTTCCATGACGGGAGACCAAGAGGTCCTCTCTGGAGAGGGAAGAAACTGATCGGAAAAGAAGCTCTTTTCGTGATTCTGGGTCTCAAGAGATTGAAAGAAGACGACGAGAAGCTTGAGAAGTTTATAAAAACCCATGTTTTCAGATTGCTGAAATTAGATATGTTAGCTGTTATCNCAT GTCATgcattgttgttgatgattggtttatttaatttacagATGTTTGGGGTGATCCAGAAGCAGGAATGGTACCAACCTGATGTGTTTATGTACAAGGACCTTATAGTATCCTTATCAAAGAGTAAAAGAATGGATGAGGCAATGGCGTTGtgggagaaaatgaagaaagagaacCTCTTTCCAGATTCTCAGACTTATACTGAAGTTATTAGAGGGTTTCTGAGAGATGGATGTCCCGCTGATGCAATGAATGTGTATGAGGACATGTTGAAGTCCCCGGATCCGCCGGAAGAGCTGCCGTTTAGGGTTCTGTTGAAAGGGCTTCTGCCGCATCCGCTTCTTAGAAACAAAGTGAAGAAAGATTTCGAAGAGTTGTTCCCTGAGAAACATGCTTATGATCCACCAGAAGAGATATTTGGTAGATGCTGA
- the LOC104780496 gene encoding uncharacterized protein LOC104780496 isoform X1 yields the protein MEKGQAGSSSSSSFTAQLFGPKESTSSANFNSIFPPPSKSFQGTARNILSSKHGSLEKRKDSSTCNLSSSIYYGGQEVYSQSTQNFTYPPINKDQDRDKNDANSSDASRGDWWQGSLYY from the exons ATGGAGAAAGGACAAGCTggatcatcatcgtcttcttccttcaccGCTCAACTCTTTGGCCCCAAGGAATCTACTTCCTCTGCCAACTTCAACTCCATTTTCCCTCCTCCCTCCAAG agttttcaGGGAACAGCAAGAAATATCCTAAGCTCCAAACATGGGTCCCTAG AAAAACGTAAAGACTCTTCAACCTGCAACCTGAGTTCATCTATTTACTACGGTGGTCAAGAGGTTTACTCTCAATCAACACAGAACTTTACTTACCCTCCA ATTAACAAGGATCAGGACAGAGACAAAAATGATGCCAACTCGTCGGACGCCTCAAGAGGAGACTGGTGGCAAG GTTCACTATATTACTAG
- the LOC104780496 gene encoding uncharacterized protein LOC104780496 isoform X2 → MEKGQAGSSSSSSFTAQLFGPKESTSSANFNSIFPPPSKSFQGTARNILSSKHGSLEKRKDSSTCNLSSSIYYGGQEINKDQDRDKNDANSSDASRGDWWQGSLYY, encoded by the exons ATGGAGAAAGGACAAGCTggatcatcatcgtcttcttccttcaccGCTCAACTCTTTGGCCCCAAGGAATCTACTTCCTCTGCCAACTTCAACTCCATTTTCCCTCCTCCCTCCAAG agttttcaGGGAACAGCAAGAAATATCCTAAGCTCCAAACATGGGTCCCTAG AAAAACGTAAAGACTCTTCAACCTGCAACCTGAGTTCATCTATTTACTACGGTGGTCAAGAG ATTAACAAGGATCAGGACAGAGACAAAAATGATGCCAACTCGTCGGACGCCTCAAGAGGAGACTGGTGGCAAG GTTCACTATATTACTAG